A genomic stretch from Cervus canadensis isolate Bull #8, Minnesota chromosome 27, ASM1932006v1, whole genome shotgun sequence includes:
- the LOC122428952 gene encoding non-histone chromosomal protein HMG-14-like, with protein MPKTKVSSAEGAAKEEPKRRSARWSAKPAPAKVETKPKEATGKDKSSDKKVQTKGKRGVKGKQAEVANQETKEDLPAENEETKNEESPASDEAEEKEAKSD; from the coding sequence ATGCCCAAGACGAAGGTCAGCTCCGCCGAGGGGGCGGCGAAGGAGGAGCCCAAGAGGAGATCGGCGAGGTGGTCAGCTAAACCGGCTCCTGCAAAAGTGGAAACGAAGCCAAAAGAGGCGACGGGAAAGGACAAATCTTCAGACAAAAAAGTgcaaacaaaagggaaaagaggagTAAAGGGAAAACAGGCGGAAGTGGCCAACCAAGAGACTAAAGAAGACTTGcctgcagaaaatgaagagactaAAAACGAGGAGAGCCCAGCCTCTGatgaagcagaagagaaagaagccaagtcTGATTAA